Proteins co-encoded in one Hyla sarda isolate aHylSar1 chromosome 4, aHylSar1.hap1, whole genome shotgun sequence genomic window:
- the FBXW9 gene encoding F-box/WD repeat-containing protein 9, which produces MASAREAESENDSDGEASEDIERQAMDYVSRVLSTVTLQDKASRPPHSLPTGAQEEDIQYGSLDMKKSPVSGEDGDVTSLLLLLPLELILYILSYLDARFILSVLPLVCRTFRDIVSQEMTWRVRVQKKVSTNFPVVEQQNFDWPSACIELEEQLSHWSDNGKAECFSLADGHYASVDAVLLLQGGSLCLSGSRDRNVCLWNLRNLGKEKEKVLVKPLGKDKTGTHKGWAWSLAACENRVCSGSWDSTMKIWDIGAEGQMVQDIRGRAAILCLAYLPDILVAGSYDKRVSVYDPRASTPLIKSRKIHSSPVLCLVADDRHIVSGSEDRTLVVFDRRVNAVLQRIQLENYLFCMSYEAPQLWAGDNQGLIYVYGSHGGTFQQLRCFDVGHASQVTGIWHSAGALYTTSTDKTMKVHIPTDPPRTLSTHTHNTVVNGVSVAGRTVAAASGGQAVEIWRFPE; this is translated from the exons ATGGCAAGTGCGCGGGAGGCAGAGTCTGAAAATGACTCTGATGGGGAAGCCTCAGAAGACATAGAAAGACAAGCCATGGATTATGTGTCAAGGGTTCTCAGTACTGTGACCCTACAAGATAAAGCCAGCCGGCCGCCACACTCTCTACCTACGGGAGCTCAGGAGGAGGACATTCAGTATGGCAGCCTGGACATGAAGAAATCTCCAGTATCGGGGGAagatggagacgtgacgtcactgcTGTTACTTCTTCCCCTTGAGCTCATCTTGTACATTCTGTCCTATCTGGATGCACGCTTTATCCTCAGTGTGCTGCCATTGGTGTGCCGCACCTTCAGAGACATCGTGTCACAAGAGATGACATGGAGGGTGAGGGTTCAGAAAAAAGTCAGCACTAATTTTCCGGTGGTGGAAC AACAGAACTTTGATTGGCCGTCGGCCTGTATAGAGTTGGAGGAGCAGCTCTCTCATTGGTCAGATAATGGGAAGGCAGAATGTTTCTCATTGGCTGACGGTCATTACGCCTCTGTAGATGCGGTTCTCCTATTACAG GGAGGATCTTTATGCCTTTCTGGGTCACGAGATAGAAATGTCTGCCTGTGGAATCTAAGAAACCTGggaaaagagaaagagaaagttcTAGTGAAGCCCTTGGGGAAAGACAAGACTGGGACCCATAAG GGCTGGGCCTGGTCACTTGCTGCCTGTGAGAATCGTGTGTGCTCGGGGTCCTGGGACAGCACCATGAAGATCTGGGATATCGGAGCAGAAGGTCAGATGGTGCAGGATATTCG GGGGCGAGCTGCAATCCTTTGCCTGGCCTATCTACCGGACATCTTGGTAGCGGGATCCTACGACAAGAGAGTGAGTGTGTATGATCCAAGAG CTTCTACACCTTTGATAAAGTCCCGCAAGATACATTCCAGTCCAGTCTTATGCCTTGTGGCTGACGACCGTCACATCGTATCTGGAAGCGAGGACAGGACCTTGGTTGTGTTCGACCGCAGGGTTAATGCAGTTTTACAGAGAATACAG CTGGAAAACTACCTCTTCTGCATGTCCTATGAAGCTCCACAGCTATGGGCTGGAGACAACCAAGGCCTTATCTACGTATACGGGAGCCACGGAGGGACATTCCAGCAGCTGCGG TGTTTTGATGTAGGACATGCATCCCAAGTGACTGGTATCTGGCATTCGGCAGGTGCCCTCTACACCACATCCACAGATAAAACCATGAAG GTTCACATTCCTACTGATCCGCCTAGGACGCTCAGCACACACACGCACAACACTGTAGTCAACGGG GTCAGTGTAGCTGGGCGAACAGTGGCTGCAGCCTCCGGTGGACAGGCGGTGGAGATATGGAGATTTCCTGAGTAA